The sequence TTTTCTTCGATctatttgaatttgatttgaatACTTTTATTGTTAAAATGCTGCAATAGGTTCTTGTTTTGGGTGCCGTTATGGCGGCTGTTATGGCAGCACCACCTCCCTTGGAGAAAAAATACGACGGCTACTTTCAATATGCTAACGTACCCGGAGAGAAAGAATACGAATTTGGTTTCAACCGTGGCGATGCTGCTCATTATGCTTCCCGTTACGAGCAATCCAAAGATCATCGTTTCCGCACTAAGGTATAAAAAACATTACATTTTCTGTATATTTTTAGGGATTGATTTTACTTGGTTGTAAACAAAcattgttttaaatatttctatAACAATAATAGGTCAAGTGGGCTGATGCCCAAGATGGCTACGGAGAGCATTACTGGGAATACAATCATGGAGATGGCGGTGCTCCAGCCTATCCAGCACCGGCTTATACGCCTCCTGCTTACACCGCCCCGGCGTACTCTGAACCTGTTGCCTCTTACCAGCCTGCCCCACAAAAATACAAGGCCAAAAATTAAGTAGACTTCGAAAATGCTGTAAActgattctttttcaaattgaagaTGATTGTCGACCTACTTTAGTAACAATTCATCTCCctatttcaaatatttatttcttttcctaagGATGTCGTCTGCTGGCCAGATGACATATTTCCTAAATTCTGcctttctttcaaaataaaaatgttggaCATCCTCATATTTATGGGTTTAGATTTATCGATTCAATTAGCAGTATAAATCGAGTTCTAAAAATGTCTAAAGTTTGAtttgattcatttattatttcatcAACAAGCTTATTTGTTCAAGTGTGGCAACGGTGTAGAACTGGCGGGGTTAGGGTAAGGGACTTGGGGTGTAATGTGGGCACACTGACCTCAGTAACAATTTACCTAGAATTTATGCATTCAGTTGTTCAAATGAGAAGAGATTAAGGacaaaaaacgataaaaaaatagtGTGAGTACAGCCAGTCAATTATTTCATCAAAGTCATGGGTGCTACGAAGGCAAGTATTTCATACAACGGTGAATGTTGCCTGCCATTTTCCTGGTCTCAACGATTGAGGAAATAGAGCATTATTATTGCCATCAC comes from Daphnia carinata strain CSIRO-1 chromosome 2, CSIRO_AGI_Dcar_HiC_V3, whole genome shotgun sequence and encodes:
- the LOC130686111 gene encoding uncharacterized protein LOC130686111, translating into MKTSIVVLVLGAVMAAVMAAPPPLEKKYDGYFQYANVPGEKEYEFGFNRGDAAHYASRYEQSKDHRFRTKVKWADAQDGYGEHYWEYNHGDGGAPAYPAPAYTPPAYTAPAYSEPVASYQPAPQKYKAKN